In the Candidatus Mycosynbacter amalyticus genome, one interval contains:
- the rpoB gene encoding DNA-directed RNA polymerase subunit beta: MAKTSPSAGKRVFFTADDTALEIPDLIAHQKGSWKEFVETGLGEIFAELNPIEDYTGQKLELRFKEYAFQDPKNSERYAKENNITFDAPLHANVELTNKVTGEVKEQEIYLGDYPWMTNRGTFIINGTERVVVSQLIRSSGVFFTADSAAGHNNYGAKLIPGRGAWLEFETASNGAMYVKIDRRRKLPVTTLLRALGHSKTSEIKALFNDIDTGDVKYIDATLEKDTTRGSNEALIEVYRRLRPGDLATVENARGMIERMFYDFKRFDYSRVGRYKINQRLGIDLPNTTENRVFQMSDLISIIREIIRLNNTQEPADDIDALSNRRVNLVGELVARQFRVGMLRMQRNAMDRMSMSDIESVTPGQLINARPVVAAVREFFASSQLSQLMDETNPLAELSHKRRLSSMGPGGLSRERAGFDVRDAHPTHYGRLCSVETPEGANIGLVLNLATYARVNEYGFIETPYLKVKNGKVTDEVIYLDGAQERGEVIADAGAALDKAGKFVDERVSARIDMKPGQIDASEVTYMDAAHKQILGSTASLVPFIEKNRIDRSLTGSNMQRQAVPLITPTAATVGTGIEETIARNSSQLVVAEADGEVVRADGDVVEVKYKDGVKSYEPIHFQKSNDDRSINQKVCVVRGDKVKAGYILIEGASIANGEIALGRDLRVAFMPWGGYNMDDAIILSNRLVQDDELTSINIKDYMVEVRETKLGDEQTTRDIPNVSEYTLRHLDEQGIVQVGAEVKAGDVLVGKITPKGEQELSSEERLLRAIFGEKAKDVRDTSQRMNNAGGGKVVGVKIFTREDGHELKAGVLKQIQIFVAQTRKISVGDKLAGRHGNKGVVARILPVEDMPFMEDGTPVDVILNPLGVPSRMNIGQLFETHLGMAAYALGYKVATPPFNGVSDETISDELEKAGFARDGKVQLIDGRSGEHFEERTTVGVMHMIKLHHMVSDKIHARSTGPYTMVTQQPLGGKAQNGGQRFGEMEVWALEAYGAATTLQEMLTIKSDDVYGRAKAYESIIKDEAIVGPKLPESFNVLVKELQGLGLRVDLLDEGEEVDAEQLIAAATPGEPVAETVTMAEAVEIDIEGDLEDGGISLEELSEDEDAIEEAAEAEYKEEA, translated from the coding sequence ATGGCAAAAACGTCACCTAGTGCTGGTAAGCGCGTGTTTTTCACGGCTGACGACACAGCACTCGAAATCCCTGATCTCATCGCACACCAGAAAGGCTCTTGGAAAGAGTTTGTTGAAACTGGTTTGGGCGAGATTTTTGCGGAACTTAATCCGATAGAAGACTATACGGGTCAAAAACTTGAACTGCGTTTCAAAGAATACGCGTTTCAGGATCCGAAGAATTCTGAGCGCTATGCAAAAGAAAACAACATCACGTTTGACGCACCACTGCACGCGAATGTGGAGCTAACCAACAAGGTAACCGGTGAGGTCAAAGAGCAGGAAATCTACCTGGGCGACTATCCATGGATGACTAACCGCGGTACGTTCATCATCAACGGTACCGAGCGTGTTGTGGTAAGCCAGCTGATCCGCAGCTCTGGCGTATTCTTTACTGCTGACAGCGCGGCAGGTCATAATAACTACGGCGCCAAACTTATCCCTGGCCGCGGCGCATGGCTCGAATTCGAAACGGCGTCTAACGGTGCGATGTATGTCAAAATCGATCGCCGCCGTAAATTACCGGTCACGACGCTGCTGCGTGCACTTGGTCACAGCAAGACAAGCGAGATCAAGGCGCTATTCAACGATATCGACACAGGCGACGTGAAATATATCGACGCGACACTCGAAAAAGACACAACTCGTGGTAGCAACGAAGCACTTATCGAAGTGTATCGCCGCCTCCGCCCAGGTGACCTGGCAACTGTAGAAAACGCCCGTGGTATGATCGAGCGCATGTTCTACGACTTCAAGCGTTTCGACTATAGCCGCGTAGGTCGCTACAAGATCAATCAGCGCCTCGGTATCGATCTGCCAAATACTACCGAGAACCGCGTATTCCAAATGAGTGATTTGATTTCTATTATCCGAGAGATCATTCGCCTCAATAATACCCAGGAACCTGCAGACGATATTGACGCACTGAGCAATCGCCGTGTTAACCTCGTCGGTGAACTCGTGGCGCGCCAGTTCCGTGTAGGTATGCTCCGCATGCAGCGCAATGCCATGGACCGTATGTCTATGAGTGATATCGAATCTGTAACACCCGGCCAGCTCATCAACGCTCGCCCAGTGGTAGCTGCAGTACGCGAATTCTTCGCAAGCTCACAGCTGAGCCAGTTGATGGACGAGACCAACCCGCTGGCAGAGCTTAGTCATAAGCGACGCCTGAGCTCGATGGGTCCTGGTGGTCTGAGTCGCGAGCGCGCAGGTTTTGATGTGCGTGACGCCCACCCAACTCACTATGGCCGTCTCTGCTCGGTGGAAACACCAGAAGGTGCCAACATCGGTCTGGTGCTGAACCTCGCGACCTACGCTCGTGTCAATGAGTATGGGTTTATCGAGACACCATACCTCAAGGTAAAGAACGGTAAAGTTACTGATGAAGTGATTTACCTCGACGGGGCCCAAGAGCGCGGCGAAGTGATCGCCGACGCGGGTGCAGCTCTCGACAAGGCCGGTAAATTCGTCGACGAACGTGTATCTGCACGTATCGACATGAAACCTGGTCAGATTGACGCCAGTGAGGTGACCTACATGGACGCAGCGCACAAACAGATTCTTGGCTCAACTGCCAGTCTGGTACCGTTTATCGAGAAGAACCGTATCGACCGCTCGCTGACCGGTTCGAACATGCAACGCCAGGCCGTACCGCTGATCACTCCGACAGCTGCGACCGTGGGTACAGGTATCGAAGAAACGATTGCCCGCAACTCGAGCCAGCTCGTCGTAGCGGAAGCCGATGGTGAAGTAGTGCGTGCAGACGGTGACGTCGTAGAAGTCAAATACAAAGACGGCGTGAAAAGCTATGAACCTATTCATTTCCAGAAAAGCAATGATGATCGCTCGATCAACCAAAAAGTTTGCGTAGTACGCGGCGACAAGGTCAAGGCTGGTTACATCCTGATCGAAGGTGCCTCGATTGCTAACGGTGAAATCGCGCTTGGCCGTGACCTCCGCGTAGCCTTCATGCCATGGGGTGGCTACAACATGGATGACGCGATCATCCTCAGCAATCGCCTCGTACAAGATGACGAACTGACGAGTATCAACATCAAAGATTACATGGTGGAAGTGCGTGAGACCAAGCTCGGTGACGAGCAGACTACTCGCGACATACCAAATGTATCCGAATACACACTGCGTCACCTCGATGAGCAAGGTATTGTTCAGGTTGGCGCAGAAGTGAAAGCTGGTGATGTACTGGTTGGTAAGATTACACCAAAGGGTGAGCAGGAGCTCAGCTCTGAAGAGCGACTACTGCGTGCGATCTTTGGCGAAAAGGCAAAAGACGTTCGTGACACAAGCCAACGCATGAACAATGCAGGTGGCGGTAAGGTTGTCGGTGTGAAGATCTTCACTCGTGAAGATGGTCATGAGCTCAAGGCTGGTGTGCTGAAGCAGATCCAGATTTTCGTAGCTCAGACTCGCAAAATCTCAGTTGGCGACAAGCTGGCTGGACGTCACGGTAACAAGGGTGTAGTAGCACGTATTCTGCCTGTCGAAGACATGCCGTTTATGGAAGATGGTACACCTGTCGATGTGATCTTGAACCCACTTGGTGTCCCGAGCCGTATGAATATCGGTCAGCTATTCGAAACCCACCTGGGTATGGCAGCATACGCACTAGGCTACAAGGTTGCTACTCCACCGTTTAATGGTGTAAGTGATGAGACTATCTCTGATGAGCTTGAAAAAGCCGGCTTTGCCCGCGATGGTAAAGTGCAACTGATCGACGGTCGCAGCGGTGAGCACTTCGAAGAGCGCACCACTGTGGGTGTTATGCACATGATCAAGCTGCACCACATGGTCAGCGACAAGATCCACGCACGAAGCACCGGTCCTTACACTATGGTTACGCAGCAGCCACTTGGTGGTAAAGCTCAAAACGGTGGCCAGCGCTTCGGTGAGATGGAGGTGTGGGCACTGGAAGCATACGGTGCGGCGACGACGCTGCAGGAAATGTTGACGATCAAGTCGGACGATGTCTACGGACGTGCCAAGGCGTACGAATCGATCATCAAAGATGAAGCGATTGTCGGTCCGAAACTGCCAGAAAGCTTCAACGTCTTGGTGAAAGAGCTCCAAGGTCTCGGCCTGCGTGTCGACCTGCTCGACGAAGGTGAAGAAGTTGATGCTGAACAGCTAATCGCCGCAGCAACCCCTGGTGAGCCGGTAGCCGAAACTGTCACTATGGCAGAGGCTGTTGAGATTGATATCGAAGGTGACCTGGAAGACGGTGGTATTTCGCTCGAAGAACTGAGTGAAGATGAAGATGCAATAGAAGAAGCCGCAGAAGCGGAATACAAGGAGGAGGCGTAA
- a CDS encoding VIT1/CCC1 transporter family protein, which produces MTSEPQTESTNALLNKLRAAVLGANDGIVSTSAVVMGVAGASSDNQAIATAGFAALVAGALSMAVGEYVSVSSQSDTEKAYIRREKKLLHENPAEEQQQLAKYYQSQGVSPKTAKLVAADLHQSNALQAHLRMHFGIDEDDLNSPVQAAVASLLAFTAGGLVPFLAVILAPHELKLQITFVAVLIALVATGYFSAHVGGARKSRAILRVVLGGALAMLLTYGIGMLFGTIA; this is translated from the coding sequence ATGACTAGCGAACCACAAACAGAATCTACCAATGCCTTGCTCAACAAACTCCGCGCCGCCGTACTTGGCGCCAACGATGGCATCGTGAGCACTAGCGCCGTCGTGATGGGCGTAGCCGGTGCTAGTAGCGACAATCAAGCCATCGCCACCGCAGGCTTTGCCGCACTCGTGGCTGGCGCCCTTTCTATGGCAGTGGGCGAATACGTCTCCGTGAGCAGTCAGAGTGACACCGAAAAAGCCTATATTCGCCGCGAAAAGAAGCTGCTCCACGAGAATCCAGCCGAAGAACAGCAGCAACTCGCCAAGTACTACCAATCTCAAGGGGTGTCACCCAAGACCGCCAAGCTCGTAGCCGCCGATTTACACCAGTCCAACGCTCTCCAAGCGCACCTGCGCATGCACTTCGGCATAGACGAAGACGATCTTAACAGCCCGGTTCAGGCTGCCGTCGCCTCTCTACTCGCCTTCACTGCTGGTGGCCTAGTGCCTTTTCTTGCCGTCATACTTGCACCGCACGAGCTCAAACTCCAAATCACATTTGTAGCTGTACTCATCGCCCTGGTGGCGACCGGCTACTTTAGCGCACATGTCGGCGGAGCACGCAAATCCCGGGCTATCTTACGTGTCGTACTAGGTGGTGCGCTCGCCATGCTCCTTACTTACGGAATCGGCATGCTCTTTGGAACTATTGCATAA
- a CDS encoding ATP-dependent Clp protease proteolytic subunit, producing MNKPTNYLVPTVIEKSPEGERAFDIYSRLLNERVIFLGEDVNEHTANLVVAQLLHLAYTDPDKDIKLYINSPGGSVYDGMAIYDTIQYIKPDVQTIGIGLQASMGAFLLSSGTKGKRVALPSSRIMIHQPSSGTQGKISDQEIALKEGLYLKQQLNKILAKNTGQKLSKIEKDVDRDFWMSADEAKTYGIIDEVIATA from the coding sequence ATGAACAAGCCTACAAACTATCTGGTACCAACTGTGATCGAGAAGTCGCCCGAAGGCGAACGTGCGTTTGATATCTATTCACGCCTGCTCAACGAGCGCGTAATCTTCCTCGGGGAGGATGTGAACGAACATACTGCCAATCTGGTAGTGGCACAGCTACTCCACCTGGCCTATACGGATCCCGATAAAGACATCAAGCTCTATATCAACAGTCCTGGTGGTAGTGTCTACGACGGCATGGCTATCTACGATACGATTCAGTACATCAAGCCAGATGTACAGACAATCGGTATCGGCCTGCAGGCGAGTATGGGTGCCTTCCTGCTGAGCAGCGGTACCAAAGGTAAACGCGTGGCGCTACCGAGCAGCCGTATCATGATTCATCAGCCGAGTAGTGGTACGCAGGGCAAGATCAGCGATCAGGAGATCGCACTCAAAGAAGGGCTCTACCTAAAGCAGCAGCTCAATAAAATTTTAGCCAAAAACACTGGCCAGAAGCTGAGCAAAATCGAAAAAGACGTTGATCGTGATTTCTGGATGAGTGCCGACGAGGCGAAAACTTACGGAATTATCGACGAAGTTATTGCCACTGCGTAG
- the tig gene encoding trigger factor, which produces MKQTTKHLSETKVELTITVSADELKDAELVALTKIARDIKVPGFRQGKVPASVAAKHVNPNDLAQHTLENALSKAVADAFLDAGVQALDRPEVEVKKFEPGSELEFVATSEILPKIKLGDYKKLAAKPEKVSVTKKDVDEIIDRIRAGYAEKKPADRKAKKGDEVNIDFVGKKEGVAFDGGTAEGYDIVLGSDSFIPGFEDGIVGHKAGDKFDLDLAFPEHYHVEDLKGAKVVFSVTLNEVKEVVEPELTDELAAKAGPFKTVKELEDDIKAEITKQKQSEADDKLKDALVSELVEKSDVPVPEILVQDQMRSIEQDMVQNLMQRGLTLDMYLAEKDFKDKDAWLESEVKEAAVNRVKAGLVLADLSKVLKVQATDAELLEKMNLLGQQYPSEDMRKQLATPEVQRDIANRLLTDKTIDELVALNAK; this is translated from the coding sequence ATGAAGCAAACTACAAAACACCTATCCGAGACGAAAGTCGAACTTACTATTACTGTTAGTGCCGATGAGCTGAAAGACGCCGAACTGGTGGCATTGACCAAAATCGCACGAGACATCAAAGTCCCTGGTTTTCGCCAAGGCAAGGTTCCTGCGAGCGTGGCAGCCAAACATGTCAATCCCAATGATCTTGCACAGCATACACTGGAAAACGCGTTGTCCAAGGCTGTAGCAGATGCGTTTCTTGACGCAGGAGTACAGGCACTTGATCGACCAGAGGTAGAAGTCAAGAAGTTTGAGCCCGGCAGCGAACTCGAATTCGTCGCTACGAGTGAGATTTTGCCCAAGATCAAGCTCGGTGACTACAAGAAGCTTGCCGCGAAGCCAGAAAAAGTCAGTGTCACCAAAAAAGACGTTGATGAGATTATTGACCGTATCCGCGCAGGCTATGCTGAGAAAAAACCAGCTGACCGCAAAGCTAAAAAAGGCGACGAAGTCAACATCGACTTCGTCGGCAAAAAAGAGGGTGTAGCGTTTGATGGCGGCACAGCCGAAGGTTATGATATCGTGCTTGGCAGTGACAGTTTCATCCCTGGCTTCGAAGACGGCATCGTGGGGCATAAAGCCGGTGACAAGTTCGATCTCGACCTGGCGTTTCCAGAGCACTATCATGTCGAGGACCTCAAAGGTGCCAAGGTTGTGTTTAGTGTCACACTCAACGAAGTCAAAGAGGTGGTGGAGCCAGAGCTGACCGACGAATTAGCGGCAAAAGCCGGTCCATTCAAAACGGTCAAAGAACTCGAAGACGATATTAAAGCCGAGATCACCAAGCAAAAGCAGAGTGAAGCTGATGACAAATTGAAGGATGCGCTCGTTAGTGAACTGGTAGAGAAGAGCGACGTACCAGTGCCAGAAATCCTAGTACAGGATCAGATGCGCTCTATAGAGCAGGATATGGTGCAAAACCTCATGCAGCGTGGTTTGACACTCGACATGTACTTGGCGGAAAAAGATTTCAAAGACAAAGATGCTTGGTTAGAGAGCGAAGTCAAAGAAGCTGCAGTGAACCGCGTAAAAGCTGGTCTAGTGCTTGCCGACCTGAGTAAGGTGCTCAAGGTGCAGGCGACAGATGCTGAATTGCTCGAAAAAATGAACTTGCTCGGCCAGCAATACCCCTCCGAAGACATGCGCAAGCAACTAGCTACGCCAGAGGTGCAGCGCGATATTGCAAATCGTCTGCTAACTGACAAGACGATTGACGAGTTGGTTGCGCTCAACGCGAAATAG
- the hisS gene encoding histidine--tRNA ligase, which produces MSSLSTQPYKGTRDYYPEDMRVRNYIFDMWRKVAQQHGYEEYAAPVLEPLEIYTAKSGQELATEQTYTFTDRGDRTVAIRPEMTPSVSRMVAARRQELGYPARLYSIANFMRYERPQRGREREFWQLNTDIFGVDGVQAEAEIIAMAYEIVKAFGASDEMFAVRINNRKLINFMMHDYLGLDAVQSHLMVKLFDRKNKIPAESFRDQVVDIFGEDRASEGAAKIAKLITAKSMADLPAELRESEAVLEVQELFTLLADAGVANATFDITLMRGLDYYTGTVFEVFDMHPDNNRSMFGGGRYDGLVGLFGVDPVPTVGMAPGLTPMQLFLESHKLLPEFVSTTDIAIVVLGEDTLEGALGFARKLRAEGVNVEVDISGRKLDRQIKAVLKKQVPFMAFVGEDELRHNLYAFKDVASETEEKLSLERIVTRVRDYRRRGTMDEIDALFAE; this is translated from the coding sequence ATGAGTTCACTCAGTACCCAGCCGTACAAAGGTACGCGAGACTACTATCCAGAAGATATGCGTGTGCGCAACTACATCTTCGACATGTGGCGCAAAGTGGCACAGCAGCATGGTTACGAAGAGTATGCTGCGCCGGTGCTCGAGCCACTCGAGATTTATACTGCAAAAAGTGGTCAAGAGCTTGCAACCGAGCAAACCTACACATTCACCGATCGTGGCGATCGTACAGTGGCAATACGTCCCGAGATGACACCGAGTGTGAGCCGTATGGTGGCAGCTCGTCGTCAGGAACTAGGATACCCTGCGCGTCTCTATAGTATCGCCAACTTCATGCGATACGAGCGTCCGCAGCGTGGTCGTGAACGTGAGTTTTGGCAGCTCAATACCGATATATTTGGTGTCGACGGCGTGCAGGCTGAGGCGGAGATTATCGCCATGGCCTATGAGATCGTCAAAGCGTTTGGTGCGAGCGATGAGATGTTTGCTGTTCGTATCAACAATCGCAAGCTTATCAACTTTATGATGCACGACTACTTGGGGCTTGACGCAGTGCAATCACACTTGATGGTAAAGCTGTTTGATCGCAAAAATAAAATTCCCGCAGAAAGTTTTCGTGACCAAGTAGTAGATATCTTCGGCGAGGATCGTGCGAGTGAAGGTGCAGCCAAAATCGCCAAACTTATCACAGCCAAGTCTATGGCAGACCTCCCTGCAGAACTTCGTGAAAGTGAAGCAGTACTCGAAGTACAGGAACTCTTCACGTTGCTAGCCGATGCAGGCGTGGCAAACGCGACGTTCGACATCACGCTCATGCGTGGCCTGGATTACTACACAGGTACGGTGTTCGAGGTGTTCGACATGCACCCAGACAATAACCGCTCGATGTTCGGCGGTGGTCGCTACGACGGGCTCGTCGGGCTCTTTGGTGTCGATCCGGTACCGACTGTCGGTATGGCACCTGGTCTCACCCCCATGCAGCTGTTTCTCGAGTCACACAAACTATTACCCGAGTTCGTCTCTACGACAGACATTGCTATAGTCGTACTGGGTGAAGATACACTAGAAGGTGCGCTAGGTTTTGCGCGAAAGCTCCGCGCAGAAGGTGTCAATGTCGAGGTTGATATTTCTGGCCGAAAGCTCGATAGGCAGATAAAAGCTGTACTGAAAAAACAAGTACCGTTTATGGCATTTGTGGGCGAAGATGAGCTGAGGCATAACCTCTATGCTTTCAAAGACGTGGCATCCGAGACAGAGGAAAAACTGAGTCTCGAGCGTATCGTGACACGCGTGCGCGATTATCGCCGACGTGGCACAATGGATGAGATTGACGCGTTGTTTGCAGAGTAA
- a CDS encoding LPXTG cell wall anchor domain-containing protein gives MQGIINTFRYARSSKAIVSAVFVLAVMLTGVGFYQFNQTAADAASPCNAQTNNIVPSGIQNYGDVTRNYNANTCGDLQAIYNHYWIKPNLAAGDQVINGTSNNKGEVIANGRVVATNAASVGRQAIAHSSPISINGERYYQTSHVGGQAFANPNASLATLVVLDKDGNFKNAIIKACGNPVYAKPVPPPVPPKPPVPDIKVCELATKKIITIKEDQFNPQLHSKNLEDCKEVVPVYACTGLSVTKQGDNQYQFQTTYSATNATFKSVSYMVTGPSGSTTVAGSPNTATYTASAPGKYSVQATVTFTANGKEVTATSEACKQSFEIPTPPPEKLVVCELATKKVITINKDQFDSSKYSTNLKDCEEKCPIPGKEHLPKNSPDCVQPTPAPVELPKTGTGDLLGAGVGLAAMSLSAYYYAASRRLF, from the coding sequence ATGCAAGGTATAATCAATACATTTCGTTATGCACGAAGTAGCAAGGCAATCGTCTCGGCTGTGTTCGTGTTGGCGGTCATGCTGACAGGCGTCGGCTTTTATCAATTCAACCAGACTGCGGCCGATGCGGCGAGTCCGTGTAACGCCCAGACGAATAACATCGTTCCAAGCGGCATCCAGAACTACGGTGATGTGACGCGTAATTACAATGCAAACACTTGTGGTGATTTGCAAGCTATCTACAATCACTATTGGATCAAGCCAAATCTCGCGGCCGGTGATCAAGTGATCAATGGTACGTCAAATAACAAGGGTGAAGTGATCGCCAACGGTCGTGTAGTTGCAACAAACGCGGCTAGTGTCGGTCGCCAGGCTATTGCGCATAGCAGCCCGATTTCTATCAATGGTGAGCGCTACTACCAGACGTCACATGTCGGTGGTCAAGCATTTGCGAATCCAAACGCATCTCTGGCAACTTTGGTCGTGCTCGACAAAGACGGCAATTTCAAAAACGCCATCATCAAAGCATGCGGTAACCCTGTATATGCAAAACCAGTGCCACCACCAGTGCCACCAAAGCCACCAGTGCCAGATATCAAGGTATGTGAACTTGCGACTAAAAAGATCATCACTATCAAAGAAGATCAGTTCAACCCGCAGCTGCACAGTAAAAACCTCGAAGACTGTAAAGAAGTTGTGCCTGTCTACGCATGTACTGGCCTGAGCGTCACCAAGCAGGGCGACAATCAGTATCAGTTCCAGACAACCTATAGCGCTACCAACGCCACATTCAAAAGCGTGAGTTACATGGTGACTGGCCCTAGCGGCAGCACGACGGTAGCGGGCTCGCCAAATACTGCGACATACACGGCTTCGGCTCCCGGCAAATATTCTGTCCAAGCAACAGTGACATTTACTGCAAACGGCAAAGAAGTGACCGCCACCAGCGAGGCATGTAAACAAAGCTTCGAGATCCCAACTCCACCACCAGAAAAACTCGTAGTATGTGAACTTGCAACCAAAAAAGTCATCACAATCAATAAAGATCAGTTTGACAGCAGCAAATACTCTACCAATCTGAAAGATTGCGAAGAGAAATGTCCTATCCCGGGCAAAGAGCATTTGCCAAAGAACAGCCCTGACTGTGTCCAGCCTACGCCAGCTCCAGTAGAGCTGCCAAAGACCGGTACCGGTGACTTGCTCGGTGCAGGTGTTGGCCTGGCTGCCATGAGCCTCAGCGCGTATTACTACGCTGCTAGCCGCCGATTGTTCTAG
- a CDS encoding TrmH family RNA methyltransferase, with the protein MTNGTAPHPRPWPTGPRYDRELLAHGDGRNVADKYRYWTIEAIREDMQAGSGGLEIGVENLERDYNMGTIVRNANAFNVRRVHVIGRRQWNKRGAMKTDAYLEVVYHATVEDFVVAIRGRTIVAVDNVESSQSLDTVDMPKDAVLVFGGEGPGISEEMLQRANMIVAIPQFGSTRSINVGVASGILMYKWVERHILLKK; encoded by the coding sequence ATGACAAACGGCACTGCCCCCCATCCTAGGCCTTGGCCAACCGGCCCTCGCTACGACCGAGAGTTGCTCGCGCATGGGGACGGACGCAATGTCGCCGATAAATATCGCTATTGGACAATCGAGGCAATCCGCGAGGACATGCAGGCAGGTAGTGGAGGTCTGGAGATCGGGGTGGAAAATCTCGAGCGTGACTACAACATGGGCACAATCGTGCGTAATGCAAACGCGTTCAACGTACGGCGAGTGCATGTGATTGGCCGCAGGCAGTGGAACAAGCGCGGCGCTATGAAAACAGATGCATATCTAGAAGTGGTGTACCATGCGACAGTAGAAGACTTTGTCGTAGCCATCAGGGGTCGCACGATCGTAGCGGTGGACAATGTCGAAAGCTCACAGTCGCTCGATACTGTTGACATGCCGAAAGACGCGGTATTGGTATTTGGAGGCGAAGGTCCCGGTATTTCAGAGGAAATGCTTCAGCGAGCTAATATGATTGTCGCGATTCCGCAATTTGGTAGCACTAGGTCTATTAATGTAGGGGTGGCGTCTGGTATACTCATGTACAAGTGGGTTGAAAGACATATTCTTTTGAAAAAATAA
- a CDS encoding GtrA family protein, whose translation MAHTKRKKTPVKNIIEFIKLQLAGNILFVGTLLGVAVADHILYVDPFWGMVGGSLIAHILFFLVNKNWIFHTSSKRGYGEVARFIVFMSFNFFLNIFLVSLLTQLILIQMPSVEGFEYYLGVVSAAVFFAIWSYIGLKFWVFAPTKRHAAVSRHHGLTYERKRGRA comes from the coding sequence ATGGCGCATACCAAACGCAAAAAAACACCAGTCAAAAACATCATCGAGTTCATCAAACTCCAGCTCGCTGGCAACATCCTTTTCGTAGGGACACTGCTTGGCGTAGCAGTGGCCGATCACATACTCTATGTCGATCCTTTTTGGGGTATGGTGGGCGGCAGCCTCATTGCCCATATACTCTTTTTCCTGGTCAACAAAAACTGGATTTTTCACACGTCATCCAAGCGCGGGTATGGTGAAGTTGCACGTTTTATTGTCTTCATGTCGTTTAATTTCTTCCTGAATATTTTCCTCGTTAGTCTACTTACTCAGCTCATACTCATTCAGATGCCATCGGTCGAAGGCTTCGAATACTACCTGGGCGTCGTCTCAGCGGCAGTATTTTTTGCAATATGGTCGTACATAGGGCTGAAGTTTTGGGTGTTTGCTCCTACTAAGCGCCATGCCGCCGTCAGTAGGCATCATGGCCTCACATATGAACGAAAGCGAGGCCGGGCATGA